Proteins co-encoded in one Acinetobacter lwoffii genomic window:
- the dsbG gene encoding thiol:disulfide interchange protein DsbG, whose product MNKIYRVLGAGMFLIMSMHTQANIKQHIEKQGFVFVKQIPAPQGMTGWVGHEDQYSNTVFISHDDKYYIKGELFDAQGKSLSNEQIEKHMKKAVLDDVWKTLEKSTWIQDGKPDAPRVVYVFSDPNCPYCYKFWQAARPWVESGKVQLRHIQVGVIREESRGQVATLLMSKNPAAAFNDINKNKGKKQLKKMAKIPAEIAAKIDANQALMGKYGFFSTPSMAWKNNQGEFKSTQGLAMDVKEIFEQ is encoded by the coding sequence ATGAACAAAATTTACCGGGTGCTTGGTGCAGGCATGTTCCTGATCATGAGCATGCATACGCAGGCAAATATTAAACAGCATATTGAAAAACAGGGTTTTGTGTTTGTAAAACAGATTCCGGCACCGCAAGGAATGACCGGCTGGGTAGGGCATGAAGACCAGTACTCCAATACGGTATTTATCTCCCACGATGACAAATATTATATCAAGGGCGAACTGTTTGACGCACAAGGGAAAAGCCTGTCCAATGAGCAGATTGAAAAGCATATGAAAAAAGCGGTATTGGACGATGTCTGGAAAACCCTGGAAAAATCGACCTGGATCCAAGATGGCAAGCCAGATGCACCACGTGTGGTCTATGTCTTTTCCGATCCGAATTGTCCATATTGCTATAAATTCTGGCAGGCGGCTCGGCCTTGGGTCGAATCAGGCAAGGTACAGCTGCGTCATATTCAGGTCGGTGTGATCCGTGAAGAAAGCCGTGGTCAGGTGGCAACATTGTTAATGTCGAAAAATCCAGCAGCAGCTTTTAATGATATAAACAAGAATAAAGGCAAAAAGCAGCTCAAGAAAATGGCAAAGATTCCTGCAGAAATTGCTGCAAAAATTGATGCCAACCAGGCCCTAATGGGGAAATACGGCTTTTTCTCCACACCGTCGATGGCCTGGAAAAATAACCAGGGTGAATTTAAATCTACTCAAGGCCTGGCGATGGACGTCAAAGAAATTTTTGAACAATAA
- a CDS encoding DUF6691 family protein translates to MKNLFAFLFGALFSVGLMVSGMSNPEKVLDFLDLFGDWDASLAFVMMGAIAVAFIPFQKVLRTAQPKTVFNEPIDLPKNNQINKKLITGAVLFGAGWGIAGICPAPSFTLIGLGHYQVLYFIVAMLVGVWIHRKWSGA, encoded by the coding sequence ATGAAAAATCTGTTTGCCTTTTTATTTGGTGCACTGTTCTCTGTGGGGTTGATGGTATCGGGTATGTCCAATCCGGAAAAAGTACTCGATTTCTTGGATCTGTTTGGTGACTGGGATGCCAGTCTGGCCTTTGTCATGATGGGCGCGATTGCGGTGGCCTTTATTCCTTTCCAGAAAGTATTACGTACGGCACAACCGAAAACAGTATTTAATGAACCTATTGATTTACCTAAAAATAATCAGATAAATAAGAAGCTGATTACGGGTGCGGTTTTATTTGGTGCAGGTTGGGGCATTGCCGGCATCTGTCCGGCACCAAGTTTTACCTTGATCGGTTTGGGCCACTATCAAGTGCTCTATTTTATTGTAGCAATGCTGGTGGGTGTATGGATTCACCGTAAATGGTCAGGAGCTTAA
- a CDS encoding ArsR/SmtB family transcription factor translates to MDMIAENAKIDFSQVDFVSQCLKVLANPDRLKILCVLVDGEMNVQEIEESTDIHQPTLSQQLTVLRKADMVSTRREGKQIFYRLSDPKVLSLMQKLYELYCA, encoded by the coding sequence ATGGATATGATTGCTGAAAATGCCAAAATTGATTTTTCTCAAGTCGATTTCGTCAGCCAATGCCTGAAAGTTTTGGCCAATCCTGATCGCCTGAAAATCTTATGTGTCCTGGTGGATGGGGAAATGAATGTTCAGGAAATTGAAGAATCTACGGATATTCATCAACCTACACTTTCACAACAACTGACTGTACTGCGTAAGGCCGACATGGTCAGCACCCGACGTGAGGGTAAACAGATTTTCTATCGTCTGAGTGATCCCAAGGTCTTGAGCCTAATGCAAAAGCTGTACGAGCTGTATTGCGCTTAG
- a CDS encoding YeeE/YedE family protein — protein sequence MHDFLIAFIGGLMLGLSVVGYLYVNGRIAGISGLIGQVLNSKTMFKTPAIWFLSGLILTPFIYGLFVQPEIELNASPLMMIVAGLLVGFGTRLGSGCTSGHGICGISRMSKRSFIATMTFMFAGFVAVYIIRHITGAF from the coding sequence ATGCATGACTTCCTCATCGCATTTATTGGCGGCTTAATGCTCGGGCTTTCCGTAGTTGGTTATCTTTACGTCAATGGCCGTATTGCAGGAATCAGTGGTTTGATTGGGCAGGTATTAAACTCAAAAACCATGTTTAAAACACCTGCAATCTGGTTTTTATCAGGCTTGATTCTCACACCGTTTATTTATGGTCTGTTTGTACAACCTGAAATCGAATTGAATGCCAGCCCACTGATGATGATTGTGGCAGGTCTGCTGGTGGGTTTTGGGACGCGCTTAGGTTCGGGCTGTACCAGTGGTCACGGAATTTGTGGCATCAGTCGCATGTCTAAACGTTCTTTCATCGCGACCATGACTTTCATGTTTGCAGGTTTTGTCGCTGTTTATATTATCCGTCATATCACAGGAGCATTCTAA
- a CDS encoding TlpA disulfide reductase family protein, which translates to MMISSDALHLGPLMLPWTLIIVATGLMLLSALLFGLARKYSWSKQLLGQSQDLLWSSFLLGMLGARLVFVLLNAELYFAAPIDILKIQDKGFHLWGGVLIGTLWYVIRNRQLQTRFKAILLLILVLWIGLGLAFKSSLKTEAAFPDLAFAGLEQERLGTDKIPLSQFVGQPTVINLWASWCPPCHREMPVLAKAAKQYPQVNFVMLNQGEEVATVNAYLRKHQFQFKHVLLDPYGELPQQMNSFGLPTTLFFNAQGQLVERHMGELSPAMLQQYLNRISDQP; encoded by the coding sequence ATGATGATTTCCAGTGATGCGCTGCATCTGGGACCTTTGATGTTGCCCTGGACACTTATTATTGTTGCCACTGGCTTGATGCTGTTATCTGCCCTCCTGTTTGGATTAGCCAGAAAGTATTCATGGTCTAAACAGCTGCTTGGACAAAGTCAGGATTTGCTCTGGAGCAGTTTTTTGCTAGGGATGCTGGGTGCACGTCTTGTTTTCGTTCTGCTCAATGCCGAGCTGTATTTTGCAGCACCCATCGACATACTGAAAATCCAGGACAAAGGTTTTCATTTATGGGGCGGGGTGCTGATTGGTACTTTGTGGTATGTCATTCGAAACAGACAGCTGCAGACCCGATTCAAAGCCATCTTGTTGCTCATATTGGTACTCTGGATCGGGCTTGGACTCGCGTTCAAATCCAGTCTAAAAACTGAAGCAGCGTTTCCTGATCTAGCCTTTGCTGGACTAGAACAGGAGCGTCTGGGTACAGACAAGATTCCACTCAGCCAATTCGTTGGCCAGCCCACGGTAATTAATTTGTGGGCGAGCTGGTGTCCGCCGTGTCATCGCGAAATGCCGGTGTTGGCCAAAGCAGCCAAGCAATATCCTCAAGTGAATTTTGTCATGCTGAATCAGGGTGAGGAGGTAGCCACCGTAAATGCCTATTTAAGAAAACATCAGTTTCAATTTAAACATGTCCTGCTGGACCCATATGGTGAACTGCCACAGCAGATGAATAGTTTTGGCCTGCCAACGACGCTGTTTTTTAATGCTCAAGGCCAGCTGGTCGAGCGGCATATGGGGGAACTCAGTCCGGCCATGTTGCAGCAATATTTAAACAGAATTTCAGATCAACCTTAA